One Thalassoglobus sp. JC818 genomic region harbors:
- a CDS encoding dienelactone hydrolase family protein, whose amino-acid sequence MKPTYRAFSIIGLFAVLGSTLNAEVQTRRIAYEENGAQLEGVLAWDDSSDAARPGVLVVHEWWGLNDYAENRARQLAELGYIAFALDMYGKGQVTQHPQQAGEWSSQIRANSEAWRSRANAGLDILKAQPMVDQSKIAAIGYCFGGSTVLQLAYADAPVRGVVSFHGALVPPSESDTIDASVLVCHGASDSFVPPESVQGFEAAMQKVNADYQLISYGGARHGFTNPNAGSFGIENLKYDALADSRSWDQMQLFLDEIFQSKQ is encoded by the coding sequence ATGAAACCGACTTATCGCGCATTTAGCATCATTGGACTCTTCGCCGTTCTCGGCTCAACCTTGAACGCTGAAGTTCAAACTCGCCGAATCGCTTACGAAGAGAACGGAGCCCAGTTGGAAGGAGTTCTCGCATGGGACGATTCTTCCGACGCTGCTCGACCGGGCGTGCTTGTTGTCCACGAATGGTGGGGACTCAACGATTACGCTGAAAATCGTGCTCGCCAGCTGGCCGAACTCGGCTATATCGCGTTTGCTTTGGACATGTACGGAAAGGGACAAGTCACCCAGCACCCTCAACAGGCTGGGGAATGGTCCTCGCAGATCCGAGCGAATAGCGAAGCTTGGCGTTCTCGCGCGAATGCTGGCCTGGACATTCTGAAGGCTCAGCCCATGGTCGACCAATCGAAAATCGCTGCGATTGGATATTGCTTCGGTGGATCGACCGTCCTGCAACTCGCCTACGCCGACGCCCCTGTTCGAGGCGTTGTCAGCTTCCATGGCGCACTTGTTCCCCCTTCAGAGTCAGACACAATCGACGCTAGCGTTCTCGTCTGTCACGGAGCTTCGGATAGTTTTGTGCCTCCGGAATCTGTCCAGGGGTTCGAAGCTGCCATGCAGAAAGTGAACGCAGACTACCAGTTGATCTCCTACGGTGGCGCTCGACACGGATTTACCAATCCCAACGCCGGATCGTTCGGAATTGAGAACTTGAAGTACGATGCGCTGGCCGATTCACGGTCGTGGGATCAGATGCAGCTTTTTCTCGACGAAATCTTTCAGAGTAAGCAATAA
- a CDS encoding ATPase, T2SS/T4P/T4SS family, translated as MIFGFGKGGRDKDDDEDDDDDDNLDFILFRGALNGVTPDLSANGRLVQAGLIPAKKMISEALARRAEMIRIEPKPKFAGVTFFVDGIPYPAAKMPPKAANAIVQMVKLLAGLDINERSKPQSGGINAEFEEVPHEVRIDITPSASGEIMTLRAENIKNRLETPKELGFSEELQSTIRELGAKKTGLMLAVGPPMSGVTTTTVATLRGNDAYLLAIGSIADHHGRDIPHVQTFEMDEGGDLESSIRRTQRADIDILYVDPIQNQKQARTILEMSEKQAIITEMPAKDAADGIARLNTLVEQPKLVAEHLKLIVSPRLVRLLCPKCRQAYRPNPKLLERVKLPADTKVLYRAPRPDAEDADEETCENCGGIGFRGRIGLIEAIAITDDFKKLILKGASTAEFRELARKQSVQSFQSDGLRLVSEGKTSLEELQRAFRS; from the coding sequence GTGATTTTTGGATTCGGTAAGGGTGGACGAGATAAAGACGATGATGAGGATGACGACGATGATGACAATCTCGACTTCATCCTTTTTCGTGGTGCACTGAACGGCGTCACTCCGGATTTGTCGGCGAACGGTAGGCTCGTGCAAGCGGGTCTTATCCCAGCCAAGAAGATGATCTCGGAAGCTCTGGCACGCCGGGCAGAGATGATCCGGATCGAACCGAAACCAAAGTTCGCCGGGGTCACATTTTTCGTCGACGGAATTCCTTATCCAGCTGCGAAAATGCCTCCCAAAGCTGCCAACGCCATCGTTCAGATGGTGAAGTTGCTCGCTGGACTCGATATCAACGAGCGATCAAAGCCTCAGTCTGGCGGCATCAACGCAGAGTTTGAAGAAGTCCCACACGAAGTCCGGATCGACATCACTCCGTCGGCATCTGGCGAGATCATGACTCTGCGAGCCGAGAACATCAAAAATCGGCTGGAGACGCCTAAAGAACTCGGGTTCAGCGAAGAACTGCAATCGACGATTCGTGAATTGGGTGCGAAGAAGACCGGGCTGATGCTCGCGGTCGGTCCTCCAATGTCCGGCGTGACGACGACCACCGTCGCGACTCTGCGTGGAAACGACGCTTACTTGCTCGCGATTGGCTCGATCGCAGATCATCACGGACGCGATATCCCGCACGTTCAAACGTTCGAAATGGACGAAGGTGGCGACCTCGAATCATCCATTCGTCGAACTCAACGTGCTGACATCGACATTCTCTATGTCGACCCAATCCAGAATCAGAAGCAGGCCCGCACAATCCTTGAGATGTCCGAAAAACAGGCCATCATCACGGAGATGCCTGCCAAGGATGCCGCCGACGGCATCGCACGACTCAACACACTGGTCGAACAACCCAAACTCGTCGCTGAGCATCTGAAACTCATTGTGAGTCCGCGGCTAGTTCGATTGCTCTGCCCTAAGTGCCGTCAGGCTTATCGCCCGAATCCGAAACTCCTCGAGCGCGTCAAACTGCCTGCTGACACGAAAGTGCTTTACCGAGCTCCTCGTCCGGATGCAGAAGATGCAGATGAAGAAACCTGCGAAAACTGCGGCGGAATCGGATTTCGAGGTCGAATCGGTCTGATCGAAGCGATTGCGATCACGGATGATTTCAAGAAACTCATCCTCAAAGGCGCCTCGACCGCTGAGTTTCGTGAACTGGCCAGAAAACAATCTGTTCAGTCCTTCCAGTCGGACGGATTACGTCTCGTCAGCGAAGGCAAAACGTCACTCGAAGAGCTTCAACGAGCATTCCGCTCATAG
- a CDS encoding class I SAM-dependent rRNA methyltransferase, with product MNAPSPLPVATLKPRKALPFFCQHPWVYDSAIKRISGSVNTGDEVIVRANDGQFIARGLINPNSKIRIRLYSWDESTPLDASLWKSRVHHALQLREHLFGDTPTSKACRLIFSESDRLSGLTVDRFNDWLVVQWTSAALEKHQKEIIDALVEEVSPKGIWLRTEKGIKTLEGLDIDDGLIWGEEPPRSMTIEENALQFHVDLIEGQKTGFYFDQRENRRVIHDLAAKAHVLDVCTYTGSFALNAASNPQCESVLAIDSSPSALELAQSNADANGLASKVTFQRSDAFDGMSELVEQGRKFDLIVLDPPKLARTRGGLKRAVKAYIRLNSLAIQLLQPGGFLLTCSCSGHVSPTDFFQIIAQASLEVGRPVQILQELGQAPDHPVIASCPETSYLKAFLCRVIG from the coding sequence ATGAATGCCCCCTCGCCGCTTCCCGTCGCGACTCTCAAGCCACGCAAGGCACTTCCATTTTTCTGTCAACATCCCTGGGTTTACGACTCCGCGATCAAGCGAATTTCCGGTTCGGTGAACACCGGCGATGAAGTGATCGTCCGTGCGAACGACGGCCAGTTCATCGCGAGAGGGCTGATCAACCCAAACAGCAAGATCCGAATCCGCCTCTACAGTTGGGATGAATCCACACCTCTTGACGCATCGCTTTGGAAATCCCGCGTCCACCATGCACTTCAGCTTCGCGAGCACTTATTTGGCGATACCCCGACATCGAAAGCTTGCCGACTCATCTTCAGTGAATCGGATCGACTGTCTGGGTTGACCGTCGACCGATTCAATGATTGGCTGGTCGTGCAGTGGACGAGCGCAGCTCTTGAAAAACATCAGAAAGAAATCATCGATGCTCTCGTCGAGGAAGTTTCTCCGAAAGGAATCTGGCTCCGCACAGAGAAGGGGATCAAAACGCTTGAAGGACTCGATATCGATGACGGTCTCATCTGGGGAGAAGAACCTCCTCGTTCCATGACGATCGAAGAGAATGCACTTCAATTTCATGTCGATCTCATCGAAGGGCAGAAAACCGGATTCTATTTTGATCAACGGGAAAATCGACGCGTCATCCACGACCTGGCTGCGAAGGCTCATGTCCTAGACGTTTGCACATATACAGGAAGTTTCGCGTTAAACGCTGCTTCCAATCCGCAGTGCGAATCTGTGCTCGCGATCGATTCTTCTCCTTCAGCACTGGAATTGGCTCAGTCCAATGCCGATGCAAACGGCCTCGCCAGTAAAGTGACTTTTCAGCGATCGGATGCGTTCGACGGAATGTCTGAGCTGGTCGAACAAGGACGTAAGTTCGATCTCATCGTTCTCGATCCTCCCAAGCTTGCCCGCACTCGTGGCGGACTGAAGAGGGCAGTGAAAGCGTACATCCGTCTCAACAGCCTGGCGATTCAGCTCTTACAGCCTGGCGGGTTTCTCCTGACGTGCAGCTGTTCCGGACACGTTTCCCCGACAGATTTCTTCCAGATCATTGCCCAAGCGAGTCTTGAAGTTGGTAGACCGGTCCAGATACTGCAGGAACTCGGACAGGCTCCGGACCACCCGGTGATCGCAAGTTGCCCAGAAACGTCCTACCTGAAAGCGTTTCTTTGCCGAGTCATCGGTTAA